The following proteins come from a genomic window of Aspergillus oryzae RIB40 DNA, chromosome 4:
- a CDS encoding Mov34/MPN/PAD-1 family protein (COP9 signalosome, subunit CSN5): protein MKLENAISLIDPQRDALYQYDQETHKALSAERPWAKDPHYFKSIRISAVALLKMVMHARSGGSLEVMGLMQGYILPETFVVTDAFRLPVEGTETRVNAQDEANEYMVSYLQACRDAGRMENAVGWYHSHPGYGCWLSGIDVTTQDMQQLGGPFVAVVIDPERTISAGKVDIGAFRTFPKDYTPPKEEQEDDEYQTVPLNKAEDFGAHASHYYSLEVSLFKSVLDTEILSLLWNKYWVATLSQSPLFTTRDYGSKQMMDLSQKVRRAARSIESNPSRGGTTTVKDQQLEKVVRDGQRIVSEEVKGLLAAEVKMKLFQGIGENNKAET, encoded by the exons ATGA AGCTCGAAAATGCCATCAGCCTCATAGATCCCCAACGAGACGCCCTCTACCAGTACGATCAAGAAACACACAAAGCCCTCAGCGCGGAGCGCCCATGGGCCAAAGACCCCCACTATTTCAAATCGATAAGGATCTCCGCTGTCGCGCTACTGAAGATGGTGATGCACGCACGCTCAGGCGGATCTCTCGAAGTCATGGGCCTAATGCAAGGCTACATCCTGCCAGAAACCTTTGTCGTAACCGATGCATTTCGCCTCCCAGTCGAAGGAACAGAGACTCGAGTGAACGCCCAAGACGAAGCAAACGAATACATGGTGTCTTATCTCCAGGCATGTCGGGATGCGGGACGGATGGAAAATGCAGTCGGCTGGTATCACAGTCACCCTGGATATGGTTGCTGGTTATCGGGGATTGATGTCACCACGCAGGATATGCAGCAACTCGGCGGGCCGTTTGTTGCCGTGGTCATTGATCCAGAGCGGACCATTTCGGCGGGGAAGGTAGATATCGGGGCGTTTAGAACGTTCCCTAAGGATTATACGCCAcccaaagaagagcaagaggatgatgagtaCCAGACCGTACCGCTTAACAAAGCGGAGGACTTTGGAGCGCATGCATCCCATTACTATTCGCTTGAGGTATCGCTTTTTAAGAGCGTCCTTGATACTGAAATTCTGTCACTTCTGTGGAACAAATATTGGGTGGCTACCCTCAGCCAGAGCCCTCTATTTACCACCCGTGATTATGGTAGCAAACAGATGATGGATCTTAGCCAGAAAGTTAGACGGGCCGCGCGCAGTATTGAAAGCAATCCCTCACGAGGCGGGACCACTACTGTCAAAGATCAACAATTGGAGAAAGTCGTGCGAGATGGGCAGCGAATTGTATCGGAGGAAGTGAAGGGCCTCCTGGCAGCTGAagtcaagatgaagctctTCCAAGGCATCGGCGAGAATAACAAAGCAGAGACATAA